One genomic region from Hoeflea algicola encodes:
- a CDS encoding TIGR04076 family protein, translated as MSTDEGFELWDLKVEVVAPEGAKIWCGANVGDYFELRGEMLHLPPGQGVSIYSLASVLPLLAAKQRPSDANDWMSTDAEIACPDPHCPSRLKITRTKLRRFNHSDTTAVPLGDDHAAR; from the coding sequence ATGAGCACCGACGAGGGATTCGAGCTGTGGGACCTGAAGGTCGAGGTTGTCGCGCCCGAAGGTGCCAAAATCTGGTGCGGCGCCAATGTCGGCGATTATTTCGAACTGCGTGGCGAGATGCTGCATCTGCCGCCAGGACAGGGAGTTTCGATTTATTCGCTGGCTTCTGTGCTGCCGTTGCTGGCGGCCAAGCAGCGGCCAAGTGACGCCAATGACTGGATGTCGACCGATGCAGAAATTGCCTGTCCGGATCCACATTGCCCATCGCGGCTGAAGATTACACGCACCAAATTGCGACGCTTCAATCATTCCGACACCACCGCGGTTCCCTTGGGAGACGATCATGCAGCACGTTGA
- a CDS encoding ABC transporter substrate-binding protein, which produces MNMIRITGLAMAMLGATALTTQACEVTIGMVMELTGPAGAYGQAGAKSVEMAFRDINEAGGVLGCDLVTDTRDSQSQGNVAVDQATQLVNIKQVPVVIGGIISSVSIPILTSVTAAAGVVQVSPASSSPTLTQLSRDGKTGGYFFRTITSDALQGIAAAKYAIDSGLKKLAIIHVNNDFGLNMMREFSASYEALGGEITSTTPYNENQPNYSAEVTAAMEGAPEALYLISYPVDGATVARAWISQGGPQKFLLNDGMNSTDFIEAVGANYLEGAYGTSSGTTETDSTKYFYANYEAFSGGIAPSAPAADRSYDAGAIVGLAVAKAGKAEPDAIRDAIRSVVDPEGEVISAGPEEFKKALALIKEGKAINYQGVIGNVSFDQYGDISGPFRLWQIKDGEVVTSGQMTAADVAGVKAAIK; this is translated from the coding sequence ATGAACATGATTAGGATTACCGGCCTTGCGATGGCCATGCTCGGCGCCACCGCGCTGACAACACAGGCCTGCGAAGTCACCATCGGCATGGTGATGGAACTGACCGGACCGGCCGGCGCCTATGGGCAAGCCGGCGCCAAATCAGTGGAAATGGCGTTTCGTGACATCAACGAGGCCGGCGGCGTGCTTGGCTGTGATCTGGTGACCGACACCCGCGACAGCCAGAGCCAAGGCAATGTCGCCGTCGACCAGGCGACACAGCTGGTCAACATCAAGCAGGTTCCGGTCGTCATCGGCGGCATCATCTCGTCGGTGTCGATTCCGATCCTGACCTCGGTGACTGCCGCAGCAGGCGTGGTGCAGGTTTCGCCCGCGTCCTCGAGCCCGACGCTGACCCAACTCAGCCGTGACGGCAAGACCGGCGGCTATTTCTTCCGCACCATCACGTCGGATGCGCTGCAGGGTATTGCTGCGGCCAAATACGCCATTGATTCAGGGCTGAAGAAGCTCGCCATCATTCACGTCAACAATGATTTCGGCCTTAACATGATGCGCGAATTCTCGGCGTCTTACGAAGCACTTGGCGGCGAGATCACCTCGACGACACCTTACAACGAGAACCAGCCCAACTACAGCGCCGAGGTTACCGCGGCGATGGAGGGAGCTCCGGAAGCGCTGTATCTGATCAGCTATCCGGTTGACGGGGCAACGGTGGCGCGGGCCTGGATCAGCCAGGGCGGGCCGCAGAAATTTCTTCTGAATGACGGCATGAATTCCACCGACTTCATCGAAGCCGTTGGCGCTAATTATCTTGAAGGTGCGTACGGCACATCGTCGGGCACCACCGAGACGGATTCAACCAAGTATTTCTATGCCAATTACGAAGCATTCTCGGGCGGCATCGCGCCGTCTGCGCCGGCTGCTGACCGGTCCTATGATGCGGGCGCGATTGTCGGTCTGGCCGTGGCCAAGGCAGGCAAGGCCGAGCCGGATGCGATCCGCGACGCGATCCGCTCCGTGGTCGATCCCGAAGGTGAAGTGATTTCGGCTGGGCCGGAAGAATTCAAGAAGGCGCTGGCGCTGATCAAGGAAGGCAAGGCGATCAACTATCAGGGCGTGATCGGCAATGTGTCATTTGACCAGTATGGCGACATTTCCGGCCCGTTCCGGCTCTGGCAGATCAAGGACGGCGAGGTGGTCACCAGTGGCCAGATGACGGCGGCGGATGTTGCCGGCGTCAAGGCTGCCATTAAGTAA
- a CDS encoding aldo/keto reductase — MQHVELAPGHRISRVIKGGWQLAGGHGTVDRETGIEDMIAFADAGITTFDCADIYTGVEALIGEFRRTYVRARGAEALTRIKVHTKFVPDLGNLASLTRADVVHAIETSLSRLGMERLDLVQFHWWDYEIDRQVEVASWLTELRQQGKIANIGGTNFDTRQLQRLLDAGVPMVSMQVQYSLIDDRPARAMAALAAASNVSLLCYGSVAGGLFSERWLGAQEPAAPFENRSLAKYKLIVDEFGGWELFQDLLGVLAAIARRHDSDIASVASRAVLERPGVAAVIVGARNRSHLVRNLGITDLALTAEDFGQIKLVLSRAKSVPGDVYGLERDRNGKHGLVMKYNLNKQGH, encoded by the coding sequence ATGCAGCACGTTGAGCTGGCCCCCGGGCACCGTATTTCACGCGTCATCAAGGGCGGCTGGCAACTGGCCGGCGGCCATGGCACGGTCGACCGCGAGACCGGTATCGAGGACATGATCGCCTTTGCCGACGCGGGCATTACCACATTCGATTGCGCCGATATCTATACCGGCGTCGAAGCGCTGATCGGTGAATTCCGTAGAACCTATGTGCGGGCACGCGGTGCCGAGGCGCTGACCCGTATCAAGGTACATACCAAATTCGTGCCGGATCTCGGCAATCTGGCGAGTCTGACCCGTGCCGATGTCGTCCATGCCATCGAAACTTCGCTGTCGCGGCTCGGGATGGAGCGGCTTGATCTGGTGCAGTTTCACTGGTGGGACTACGAGATTGACCGCCAGGTGGAAGTCGCAAGCTGGCTCACGGAGTTGCGCCAGCAGGGCAAGATCGCCAATATCGGCGGCACCAATTTCGATACCCGTCAGCTTCAAAGGCTGCTCGATGCCGGCGTCCCGATGGTGTCGATGCAGGTGCAATATTCGCTGATTGATGATCGTCCGGCGCGGGCGATGGCGGCACTGGCGGCAGCCTCTAACGTCAGCCTGTTGTGCTACGGCTCGGTGGCGGGAGGTCTGTTTTCGGAACGCTGGCTGGGCGCGCAGGAGCCGGCGGCTCCGTTCGAAAACCGGTCGCTGGCCAAATACAAGCTGATTGTCGACGAGTTCGGCGGCTGGGAATTGTTCCAGGACCTGCTCGGCGTGCTGGCGGCAATCGCCCGGCGGCACGACAGCGACATCGCCTCAGTGGCGAGCCGGGCCGTGCTGGAACGTCCCGGCGTCGCCGCGGTGATCGTCGGTGCGCGCAACCGCAGCCATCTCGTGCGCAATCTTGGTATTACCGATCTGGCATTGACGGCGGAAGATTTCGGACAAATCAAGCTGGTATTGTCACGTGCCAAATCGGTGCCGGGTGATGTCTACGGGCTCGAGCGCGACCGCAACGGCAAGCACGGGTTGGTGATGAAATACAATCTCAACAAACAGGGGCATTGA
- a CDS encoding phosphotransferase family protein yields the protein MTDETESRLRASLPDIPELAGYAGPVERLGGLTNLVFRVGDTCVRLPGDGTEEYINRAHEAEAAHAAAAAGVSPEVIYADPTTGVMATRFIDGAITMTPEGFGKDLGAVRRAGEAFRILHTSGARFPFTFELFAMIDEYLAILATKDVTLPDGYHDVVSEAQTVRQALARNPVELVACHCDPLCENFLDTGERIFIVDWEYSGMNDPMWDLGDLSVEGGFDANQDQALLEAYFGGPPPATDQARMIIYKAMCDLLWTLWGLIQLASNNPAEDFRAYADGRFSRCKALMATPEFAQSLATLQDR from the coding sequence ATGACCGATGAAACCGAAAGCCGGCTACGCGCCAGCTTGCCAGACATTCCTGAACTCGCCGGTTACGCCGGTCCGGTCGAGCGTCTGGGCGGGCTCACCAATCTTGTCTTCCGGGTCGGCGACACCTGCGTCAGGCTGCCCGGTGACGGCACCGAGGAATACATCAACCGCGCCCACGAGGCAGAAGCCGCGCATGCCGCAGCCGCAGCTGGGGTCAGCCCAGAAGTTATTTACGCAGATCCCACCACCGGCGTGATGGCCACCCGCTTCATCGACGGGGCCATAACCATGACCCCCGAGGGCTTTGGCAAAGACCTCGGTGCCGTCCGCCGCGCCGGTGAAGCCTTCCGGATCCTCCACACCTCCGGCGCCCGTTTTCCCTTCACTTTCGAGCTTTTCGCCATGATTGACGAGTATCTGGCGATTCTGGCAACGAAGGATGTGACGTTGCCCGACGGCTATCACGACGTTGTCAGCGAGGCGCAGACCGTCAGACAGGCCTTGGCGCGCAACCCGGTCGAACTCGTCGCCTGTCATTGCGATCCGCTGTGCGAGAATTTTCTCGATACCGGCGAGCGCATCTTCATCGTCGACTGGGAGTATTCGGGCATGAACGACCCGATGTGGGATCTTGGCGACCTGTCGGTCGAGGGCGGCTTCGACGCCAATCAGGACCAGGCACTTCTTGAGGCTTATTTCGGTGGCCCACCGCCCGCCACCGACCAGGCCCGCATGATCATCTACAAGGCAATGTGTGACCTTTTGTGGACCTTGTGGGGATTGATTCAGCTTGCCAGCAACAACCCTGCCGAGGATTTTCGCGCCTATGCCGACGGGCGCTTTTCACGCTGCAAGGCACTGATGGCGACCCCCGAGTTCGCGCAAAGCCTGGCGACATTGCAAGACCGCTGA
- a CDS encoding ABC transporter permease: protein MATPGIPLSPAPAAHELPHQARALPWSWIGALVLFVGFWQLARSAAPFAFEYPKAYVVPLARWISASMKWLINEATFGLFSFTDLTRFISAVLDVPYTIALSLLSTGMLEGSGSSAVQILPPLPWVAVIGLVMLLGHWLGGLRLALLSGGCFVFLAIFGQWTSAMVTLVSILVAAPLGVIFGLLFGIAAWRWRWVERIITPMLDLMQTIPVFAYLVPVLFLFGFGPTAAVIATLIFATPPMTRIAILALRAVPSEIIDLGNMVGCTERQMTWRVMVPAARESLMVGMNQVIMLSLNMVIIASMIGAGGLGFDVLAALRRLDFGAGLEAGFAIVALAIAMDRLSQAAAERLSEPASETTTRTSLIVRHPYLIAATVLVLVTSALSFVVPGIRSYPEAFEISTGTFWSEVVAWININYFDTLEAIKNVMLLNVLIPFKRFLGDLPWLGVTLFLSFSGYRLGGWRLALLTGALPLFIAVTGQWEKAMITVYLCGISAILAALIGIPIGIFAATRDRIWSWVQVAIDTLQTLPSFVYLMPAVMLFRVGDFTAMIAVVAFAIAPAIRYTALGIRKVDPKLIEAGRAMGCTEWQILTRIRLKLALPEIMLGLNQTIMFALAMLVITALVGTRDLGQEVYIALTKADTGRGLVAGLSIAAIAIVADRLISAGASHARRRLGLE from the coding sequence ATGGCGACGCCAGGCATCCCCCTGTCCCCCGCCCCGGCTGCACATGAGTTGCCGCACCAGGCCCGCGCTCTGCCCTGGTCATGGATCGGAGCCCTCGTTCTCTTTGTCGGTTTCTGGCAACTCGCCAGATCGGCGGCACCCTTCGCGTTTGAATATCCCAAGGCCTATGTGGTGCCGCTGGCACGCTGGATCAGCGCCTCGATGAAATGGCTGATCAATGAGGCGACCTTCGGCCTGTTCAGCTTTACTGACCTCACCCGCTTCATTTCCGCTGTGCTTGATGTCCCCTATACCATTGCGCTCAGCCTCCTATCGACCGGGATGCTCGAGGGCAGCGGATCGTCGGCGGTGCAGATTCTCCCGCCCTTGCCCTGGGTCGCAGTCATTGGACTGGTGATGCTGCTCGGCCATTGGCTCGGCGGCTTGCGGCTGGCCTTGCTTTCAGGCGGCTGCTTTGTCTTTCTGGCGATCTTCGGGCAATGGACCAGCGCCATGGTCACGCTGGTCTCCATCCTGGTGGCGGCGCCGCTCGGCGTGATCTTCGGGTTGCTGTTCGGCATCGCCGCCTGGCGCTGGCGCTGGGTCGAGCGCATCATCACGCCGATGCTCGACCTGATGCAGACCATCCCTGTGTTTGCCTATCTGGTGCCCGTGCTGTTCCTGTTCGGCTTCGGCCCCACCGCCGCAGTGATCGCCACCCTGATCTTCGCTACGCCGCCGATGACCCGGATTGCCATATTGGCGCTGCGCGCAGTTCCTTCCGAGATCATTGATCTGGGCAACATGGTTGGCTGCACCGAGCGTCAGATGACCTGGCGAGTGATGGTGCCGGCGGCGCGCGAAAGCCTGATGGTAGGCATGAACCAGGTGATCATGCTGTCGCTCAACATGGTCATCATCGCCTCGATGATCGGCGCAGGCGGTCTCGGCTTCGATGTACTGGCAGCGCTTCGCAGACTTGATTTCGGCGCCGGCCTTGAAGCCGGTTTCGCCATTGTTGCCCTCGCCATCGCCATGGACCGTCTCAGTCAGGCAGCAGCCGAACGGCTTTCCGAACCGGCTTCAGAAACCACCACGCGGACAAGTCTGATCGTCCGCCACCCCTATCTGATAGCAGCCACGGTGCTGGTTCTGGTCACCTCTGCACTGAGCTTTGTCGTCCCCGGCATCCGCAGCTATCCCGAAGCATTCGAAATCTCCACCGGCACCTTCTGGTCGGAAGTCGTGGCTTGGATCAACATCAATTATTTCGACACGCTTGAAGCCATCAAGAACGTCATGCTCCTCAATGTGCTGATCCCGTTCAAGCGGTTCCTGGGCGACCTTCCCTGGCTTGGCGTTACACTGTTTCTGTCATTTTCGGGCTATCGGCTAGGCGGTTGGCGGCTGGCGCTGCTGACCGGCGCCCTGCCGCTTTTCATCGCCGTCACCGGGCAATGGGAAAAGGCCATGATAACGGTCTATCTCTGCGGCATCTCCGCCATTCTCGCCGCCCTGATCGGCATCCCCATCGGCATCTTCGCGGCGACCCGCGATCGTATCTGGTCGTGGGTGCAGGTCGCCATCGACACGCTGCAGACCCTGCCGAGCTTTGTCTATCTGATGCCGGCGGTAATGCTGTTCAGGGTTGGCGATTTCACCGCGATGATCGCGGTCGTCGCCTTCGCCATCGCCCCGGCGATTCGCTACACCGCGCTCGGCATCCGCAAGGTCGACCCGAAACTGATCGAGGCCGGGCGGGCCATGGGCTGCACCGAGTGGCAGATTCTCACCCGAATACGGCTGAAACTGGCCTTGCCCGAGATCATGCTCGGCCTCAACCAGACCATCATGTTCGCGCTGGCGATGCTGGTCATCACCGCACTGGTGGGAACCAGGGACCTGGGACAGGAAGTCTATATCGCGCTGACAAAGGCAGACACCGGTAGGGGCCTCGTTGCCGGCCTGTCGATTGCCGCCATTGCCATTGTCGCCGACCGCCTGATTTCAGCCGGCGCCAGCCACGCCCGCCGCCGCCTTGGTCTGGAATAA
- a CDS encoding DUF4440 domain-containing protein produces MDLIERAKAEVINRHRFFVEWFTGRAPEAEMDVSARAFAPDMRMIEPDGSMTDADQVKAMLRGARGKRAADFEITVELIEARLIGDDAALVIYDEHQVIDGQKSVRRSSALFSADAEAPEGVVWRQLQETWIATE; encoded by the coding sequence GTGGATCTGATCGAACGCGCCAAGGCTGAAGTCATCAACCGGCACAGGTTTTTTGTTGAATGGTTCACCGGGCGGGCGCCGGAAGCAGAGATGGACGTCTCGGCCCGGGCCTTTGCTCCCGACATGCGCATGATCGAGCCGGATGGCAGCATGACTGATGCTGACCAGGTCAAGGCGATGCTGCGCGGGGCGCGTGGCAAGCGTGCTGCGGATTTTGAAATTACCGTGGAATTGATCGAAGCGCGGCTGATCGGCGACGATGCTGCGCTGGTGATCTACGATGAACATCAGGTGATCGATGGCCAAAAATCGGTGCGTCGTTCTTCTGCCCTGTTCAGCGCCGACGCAGAGGCGCCGGAAGGAGTTGTCTGGCGGCAACTCCAGGAAACCTGGATTGCGACCGAATAA
- a CDS encoding GcvT family protein, whose amino-acid sequence MTLPDRAQIVVIGGGIIGCSTAYHLARDHKADVVLLEQGQLTSGSTWHAAGLVGQLRSSASITKVLKYSVDLYKRLDQETGLETGWKMSGCLRLATNQDRWTEYRRLATTAQSFGMDMHLLSPQEAKAMFPLMEVDDLVGASWLPTDGQASPSDITQSLAKGARMHGAKIHENVRVTGFDIEDGTICAVKTDKGDIACDKVVNCAGQWARQIGAMAGINVPLQPVKHQYVITDRIDGLSSDAPTIRDPDRRTYFKEEVGGLSFGGYEPNPQGWTMDDVPNDWEFRLFDDDYDHFEQHMTQAMARIPALGHVGVKQMINGPESFTPDGNFILGAAPECDNMFVGAGFNAFGIAAGGGAGWVLAQWVIDGEAPLDLWVVDIRRFSEMHRDRQWVNDRTLEAYGKHYEIGFPHVEYESGRPRIVSPLYQRLKQHRAVFGSKLGWERPNWFAPDGMDARDIPSMGRQNWFDAVGDEHRHVREKVGIFDQSSFAKYEVSGKDALTALSHICANDVSKPVGRLTYTQLLNSRGGIEADLTVARIDDDRFYIVTGTGFRTHDLAWIRDHLPDGADVRIDDITEAYGTLSLMGPHARDVLEQLTEVDVSNAAFPFGHVRDITIGGHSVRALRVTYVGELGWELHIPIAAIGEVFDALMQAGRSWDIRPIGYRALESLRLEKGYRAWGSDITPNDTPYEAGLGWAVRRNSNTGFVGQEALTAIAGQPLTKRFAGFVIDDPDAVLVGRETILRNGEPVGYLTSGGYGYTIGKSIGYGYVRNEAGVSDAFLADGDYELVIALDRVPARIGMKPFVDPANAKVKS is encoded by the coding sequence ATGACCCTCCCAGACCGGGCTCAAATCGTCGTCATCGGCGGCGGCATCATCGGTTGCTCCACCGCCTATCATCTGGCGCGCGACCACAAGGCCGACGTGGTGCTGCTCGAACAGGGGCAACTGACCTCCGGCTCGACCTGGCACGCCGCCGGGCTGGTCGGACAGCTGCGCTCGTCAGCCTCGATCACCAAGGTGCTGAAATATTCGGTCGACCTCTACAAGCGGCTGGACCAGGAAACCGGGCTTGAAACCGGCTGGAAGATGTCGGGCTGCCTCAGGCTCGCCACCAACCAGGATCGCTGGACCGAGTACCGTCGGCTGGCGACCACCGCGCAAAGCTTCGGCATGGACATGCACCTGCTCTCGCCGCAGGAAGCCAAGGCGATGTTTCCACTGATGGAAGTCGACGATCTGGTCGGCGCCAGCTGGTTGCCGACCGATGGTCAGGCGAGCCCGTCAGACATCACCCAGTCGCTGGCCAAGGGCGCGCGCATGCATGGTGCCAAGATCCACGAGAATGTGCGCGTCACCGGCTTTGACATCGAGGATGGCACGATTTGCGCGGTCAAAACCGACAAGGGCGACATTGCCTGTGACAAGGTAGTCAACTGCGCCGGTCAATGGGCTCGCCAGATCGGCGCCATGGCCGGCATCAACGTGCCGCTGCAGCCGGTCAAGCACCAATATGTCATCACCGACCGGATCGACGGTCTGTCAAGCGACGCTCCGACCATCCGCGATCCCGATCGCCGCACCTATTTCAAGGAGGAAGTCGGCGGCCTCTCCTTCGGCGGCTACGAGCCCAACCCCCAAGGCTGGACCATGGACGATGTTCCCAATGATTGGGAGTTCCGCCTGTTCGACGATGATTACGATCATTTCGAGCAGCACATGACCCAGGCAATGGCCCGGATTCCGGCGCTCGGCCATGTCGGTGTCAAGCAGATGATCAACGGGCCGGAAAGCTTCACGCCCGACGGCAACTTCATCCTTGGTGCGGCACCAGAATGCGACAACATGTTTGTCGGTGCCGGCTTCAACGCATTCGGCATCGCTGCCGGCGGCGGCGCCGGCTGGGTGCTGGCTCAATGGGTGATCGACGGCGAGGCGCCGCTAGATCTCTGGGTGGTCGATATCCGCCGCTTCTCCGAGATGCACCGCGACCGCCAATGGGTCAACGACCGCACGCTCGAAGCCTATGGCAAGCACTACGAGATCGGCTTTCCCCATGTAGAATATGAATCCGGCCGGCCGCGGATCGTCTCGCCGCTCTATCAACGGCTCAAGCAACACCGTGCCGTGTTTGGCTCCAAGCTCGGTTGGGAACGCCCCAACTGGTTTGCGCCCGACGGCATGGACGCACGTGACATTCCCTCGATGGGACGCCAGAACTGGTTTGACGCGGTCGGCGACGAGCACCGCCATGTGCGCGAGAAAGTCGGCATTTTCGATCAGTCATCCTTCGCCAAATACGAAGTCTCGGGCAAGGACGCGCTGACCGCGCTCAGCCATATCTGCGCCAACGACGTGAGCAAGCCGGTGGGCCGGTTGACCTACACCCAATTGCTCAACAGTCGCGGCGGCATCGAGGCGGATCTGACGGTCGCGCGCATTGACGATGACCGCTTCTACATCGTCACAGGCACCGGCTTCCGCACCCATGACCTGGCCTGGATCCGCGACCATCTGCCCGATGGCGCCGATGTCAGGATCGACGACATCACCGAGGCCTACGGCACCCTGTCGCTGATGGGGCCGCATGCCCGCGACGTGCTTGAACAACTGACCGAAGTCGACGTCTCCAACGCCGCATTCCCGTTTGGCCATGTCCGCGACATCACCATCGGAGGTCACTCGGTCCGCGCACTGCGCGTCACCTATGTCGGTGAGCTGGGTTGGGAGCTGCATATTCCGATTGCTGCCATCGGCGAGGTGTTCGACGCGCTGATGCAGGCAGGCAGGAGCTGGGATATCCGCCCCATCGGCTACCGCGCACTGGAATCGCTGCGGCTCGAAAAGGGATATCGCGCCTGGGGATCCGACATCACCCCCAACGACACGCCCTATGAAGCCGGTCTCGGCTGGGCCGTGCGCCGCAATTCCAACACCGGCTTTGTCGGCCAGGAGGCGCTCACCGCCATTGCCGGCCAGCCATTGACCAAACGCTTTGCCGGTTTCGTTATCGATGATCCCGATGCGGTGCTGGTCGGTCGCGAAACCATTCTGCGCAATGGCGAACCTGTCGGCTACCTCACCTCCGGCGGCTATGGCTACACCATCGGCAAGAGCATCGGTTATGGCTATGTCCGCAACGAGGCCGGCGTTTCCGACGCCTTTCTGGCCGATGGCGATTATGAACTGGTAATTGCACTCGATCGGGTGCCTGCCCGGATCGGCATGAAACCGTTTGTCGATCCGGCCAATGCCAAGGTGAAGTCCTGA
- a CDS encoding phosphotransferase, with protein sequence MSDLATFDKIRTLPCFSGAIEIEPLTGGLSNESWLVSDAAGRHVVRLGRDFPFHHVDRRREVMTARAAHAAGFAPQVEYAEPGIMVSAFLDARTYTAEDVCANAGRVGRLVRDFHRRMPAHIEGAGFMFWVFHVIRDYARTLAAGGSRMADRLPGWLALSDRLEAVQVPLPIVFAHNDLLPANFLDDGDRLWLIDFEYAGFSTAMFDIAGAASNAGMNEDQAAALFETALGSAPDAALKQSFDAMQCASLLRETLWSLVSELYLDAPGADYQTYTAENLASLEAAVEHYLMTHGKTSP encoded by the coding sequence ATGTCCGACCTCGCCACCTTCGACAAGATCCGCACCCTGCCCTGCTTTTCGGGCGCAATCGAGATTGAACCATTGACCGGCGGCCTCAGTAACGAAAGCTGGCTCGTCAGTGACGCCGCGGGCCGCCATGTGGTCCGCCTCGGCAGGGACTTTCCATTCCATCACGTCGACCGCCGCCGCGAGGTGATGACCGCCCGCGCAGCCCATGCCGCAGGCTTTGCCCCGCAAGTCGAATATGCCGAGCCCGGCATAATGGTCTCGGCCTTTCTCGATGCCAGGACCTATACGGCGGAAGACGTATGCGCCAATGCCGGGCGCGTCGGCCGTCTGGTCCGCGATTTCCACCGGCGGATGCCTGCCCATATCGAGGGCGCGGGCTTCATGTTCTGGGTGTTTCACGTCATTCGCGATTACGCGCGCACGCTTGCGGCCGGCGGCTCGCGGATGGCCGACCGGCTTCCCGGATGGCTCGCCCTGTCGGACCGGCTCGAAGCCGTGCAAGTGCCGTTGCCGATCGTGTTTGCGCACAACGACCTGTTACCGGCAAATTTCCTCGATGACGGTGACCGGCTGTGGCTGATCGATTTCGAATATGCCGGCTTTTCCACCGCGATGTTCGACATTGCAGGTGCCGCTTCCAATGCCGGCATGAACGAAGACCAGGCCGCAGCCCTGTTCGAGACCGCGCTGGGCAGCGCACCGGATGCGGCGCTGAAACAATCATTCGACGCCATGCAATGCGCATCGCTGCTGCGCGAAACGCTGTGGAGCCTGGTCTCAGAACTCTATCTCGATGCACCCGGCGCCGATTACCAAACCTATACCGCCGAGAATCTCGCCAGCCTTGAAGCCGCTGTCGAGCACTACCTCATGACCCACGGAAAGACATCACCATGA
- a CDS encoding class I SAM-dependent DNA methyltransferase: MTAEDKTKRLGAVYQAERPEDVARVYDAWAEKYDDDMSLVGYRHPAISLALLARYVPKNAQPLLDAGAGTGLIGEWLGITGYAHVEALDISEGMLAVAERKGVYAALHQAALGGRLPFDDNHFAAIISAGVFTSGHVGAEGLDDLLRICKPSGAIVLTVKDVLWQAGFAQRVAALESEGLCTLIDDTGPYVSMPGEAGTTPSRCIVLRVA, encoded by the coding sequence ATGACGGCAGAAGACAAGACGAAACGCCTTGGCGCGGTCTATCAGGCCGAAAGGCCGGAGGACGTGGCGCGGGTCTATGATGCATGGGCGGAGAAATATGATGACGACATGTCGCTGGTCGGCTACCGCCACCCGGCGATCTCGCTGGCGCTGCTGGCGCGGTATGTGCCGAAGAACGCGCAGCCTTTGCTGGATGCAGGCGCGGGCACCGGACTGATCGGCGAGTGGCTGGGCATTACGGGTTACGCTCATGTCGAGGCGCTCGACATTTCCGAAGGCATGCTGGCGGTGGCTGAGCGCAAGGGCGTGTATGCAGCACTGCACCAGGCGGCGCTGGGTGGCCGGTTGCCGTTTGACGACAACCATTTTGCGGCGATCATCTCGGCAGGGGTGTTTACCTCCGGTCATGTCGGCGCCGAGGGGCTGGATGATCTGTTACGGATTTGCAAGCCGAGCGGCGCTATCGTGCTCACAGTCAAGGACGTTCTGTGGCAGGCAGGCTTTGCGCAGCGGGTCGCAGCGCTTGAGAGCGAGGGGCTCTGCACACTGATCGATGACACCGGCCCCTATGTGTCGATGCCCGGCGAAGCTGGCACCACGCCGAGCCGCTGCATTGTGCTCAGGGTTGCCTGA
- a CDS encoding GntR family transcriptional regulator — MPKVKIQLTEAGSVGMNIQTTSKMDRRGLDQLSPVTRETVQDRIYRQLRDSLIQGRFDAGEIFLTGDIAHRMSVSSMPVREALARLVSERALEAMANRRVRVPLITLERARDIARARALIEGELAALALPKLTPDDIARLDALTTEYDATHDAREIASLNHAFHFQLYQAAGSPVLMPIVESLWMQAGPYVRAAARLHQPLTDSAATLHHRGILAAIAAGDAERVSRELVADINQAFAILERADPAFWVAENGAAT, encoded by the coding sequence ATGCCTAAAGTAAAGATCCAATTGACGGAGGCGGGCAGTGTCGGAATGAACATTCAGACCACCTCGAAAATGGATCGACGCGGGCTTGATCAGCTCTCGCCAGTGACGCGCGAAACCGTGCAGGATCGGATTTACAGGCAGCTGCGCGATTCCCTGATCCAGGGCCGGTTCGACGCAGGCGAGATCTTTCTCACCGGCGATATCGCTCATCGGATGTCGGTCAGTTCAATGCCGGTGCGTGAAGCGCTGGCCCGGCTGGTATCAGAGCGGGCGCTCGAAGCGATGGCCAACCGCCGGGTGCGGGTGCCGCTGATCACGCTGGAACGGGCACGCGACATCGCCCGGGCTCGGGCGTTGATTGAGGGAGAGCTGGCGGCGTTGGCACTGCCAAAACTGACGCCGGACGATATTGCCCGGCTTGACGCGCTCACCACCGAATATGATGCGACCCACGATGCGCGGGAAATCGCCAGCCTCAACCATGCATTCCATTTCCAGCTTTACCAGGCTGCCGGTTCGCCGGTCCTGATGCCGATTGTCGAAAGCCTCTGGATGCAGGCGGGGCCCTATGTCCGGGCTGCAGCGCGGCTTCACCAACCGCTGACCGATTCCGCGGCAACGTTGCACCATCGCGGCATATTGGCGGCGATTGCCGCCGGTGACGCAGAGCGGGTGTCGCGTGAACTGGTGGCCGATATCAACCAGGCTTTTGCCATACTTGAACGGGCTGACCCGGCGTTCTGGGTTGCCGAGAACGGAGCTGCAACATGA